The genomic segment TCGCGCATGAACAGCAGCAGCCGGTCATCCGCCGTTGTCGCTACACCGGCAATCCCCTGCGCGGAGACACAGTCGCCGAACTTGCGTTCTTCCACATGGCTGGACTTCTTGCCCTGCGGCAACTGGGCCAGCAGATCGCTCTGATTGGCGATGGCGCGGGGGGAGATGCGGATCGTCACGCTCTGTTCGATGCGGACCTGCGCATTGTCCTGCGGGCCAAGGCTGTCATCCAGCGAGAGCGCCGGGGCGATGGCTGCGGCAGAGGATGCCAGCGGGCCGGCCACTTCGCCATCCTGCGCGGTAAGGCGCAGTTCCGGGCCGCCATGATCGGCGGGCGCATCGGCAAGCCCGGTGCCAAGCAGCAGGGCCAGCGGCGCAAAAAGGGCAGCGAAGCTGTTCATCAGAATTCGAACCTGGCGAGCGCCACATGCGCCCCGTCCCGCTTCTCTCCATAAGGCCGCCGCTTGAACATCGGCTTAACTCTTCGTTCGCAAGTTGCAAGCAGGCTGGCGGCGCGGCGGCCATCTGTGCCATAGGCGCCGCCATGAGCGAGACCTTCCTGACCGAAGCCGAGGCACTGCTCGGCCCGCGCGGCCTCACCCGCGATCCCGATCTGATGGAACCCTGGCTGACCGACTGGCGCGGCCGCTTCACTGGCGCCGCACTGGCCATGGCCTCCCCGGCCTCGACCGAAGACGTCTCCGCACTGGTCAAGCTGTGCGCCGCCCATTCCATCGTCATCGTGCCGCAGGGCGGGAACAGCGGCATGTGCGGCGGGGCGACCCCGGACAAGAGCGGCAAGGCCATCATCCTCTCCCTGCGGCGGATGCACGCGATCCGCTCCATCGACGAGGCATCGCGGCAGGCCGTGTGCGAGGCAGGCGTGATCCTGCAGACCTTCCACGAGGCGGTGGAGGCAAAGGGCCTGCGCTTCCCCCTGACACTGGGCGGCAAGGGATCGGCCACGATCGGCGGCCTGATTTCGACCAATGCCGGCGGCACGCAGGTGCTGCGCCACGGGTCCATGCGCGCGCAGGTGCTGGGGCTGGAAGCGGTGCTGGCCGACGGCAGCGTGTTCAGCGCCCTCACCCCGCTGAAGAAGGACAATCGCGGCTTCGACCTGAAGCAATTGCTGATCGGTTCGGAAGGCACGCTGGGGATCGTCACGGCCGCCACGCTGAAGCTGTCGCCCGGCCTTGCCGACCGGCTGGTGCTGTGGGCGGGCGTCACTTCGCTTACGGCGGCGCGGACTCTGCTGCTCCATTGCGAGGATGTCGCGGGCGATGCGCTGGAAGGCTTCGAAGTTATCGCCCAGTCCACCCTGAACGATGTGATCGACCATCTGCCCGGCTCGCGCCCTCCGCTGCAGGGCCAGCATGCCTGGCATGCCCTGATCGAGATCGTGGCCGAACGCGGCAACAGGCCCGATCTGCAGCAGCTGGCAGAAGACATGCTTGCTTCCGCCTTCGAGAAGGGCCTGCTGGAAGACGCGGTGATTTCCGCCAACGAAGCGCAGGCCGAAGCCTTCTGGCTGCTGCGCGATTCGATTGCCCCGGCAGAACGGGCGAAAGGCCCCGCCGTGCAGCACGACATCTCCGTGGCCGTGGAGAAGATGCCCGAATTCGTCGACACCGCCGTGCCCCTGCTCGAAGCGGCTTGGCCGGGCACGGAAGCGATCGCCTTCGGCCATCTGGGCGACGGCAATGTCCACTTCCACGTCATTGCCCCCAAGGGCGTCGATCCGCTGGCCTGGCAGGAAGGCGACGGGAAGAAGATCAGCGCGCAGGTCTATGGCCTTGTCACGGAATGGGACGGCTCGATCAGTGCCGAACACGGCATCGGACAGCTCAAGCGCGACGAACTGGGGCGGCTGGGAGACCCGGTTTCGCTGGCCATGATGCGCGCCGTGAAAGACGCGCTGGACCCTGCCGGCCTGCTCAATCCGGGTAAACTCGTGCCGCTTGCGCCGCCCCTTGCACCGCTGGGCGACAGGCCCTAAAGCCCCCGCTCGAACACCGCGGAAAATGCCGCTTTTTTGCAATTTTTTGACGTCGGAGAGATGCCAATGGCCACCGCGCCGAGCCCGAACCTGCCTCTGTTTTACCAGGATCTGATGCCGCTCAACCGGCGCGACCACGAAAAGTGGCGTTCGCGCCGCACGGATACCGCCGACTGGCTGATCGGCCAGCATGCGGTGCCGCTGACGGTGGACGAATTCGGCCCGGCCCAGCGCCATTTCCCGATCATCTTCTCGGCCGGCAACCGCCCGGTTCCGCTGGCGCTGTTCGGCCTTAACGAAGGCGTGAACGTCTATGTCGACGACAAGGGCGCGATCAGCAACGAGATCTACATTCCGGCCTATATCCGCCGCTATCCCTTCCTGCTCGCCAAGCTTGACCCGAACAGCGAGACGATGTCGCTCTGCTTCGACCCGTCGAGCAAGCTGCTGGGCGATTTCGAAGAAGGCGATACGCTGTTCGAAGGCGAGGAACCGGCCGATTTCACCAAGGGCGTGATGCAGTTCTGCGAACGCTTCGAGGAAGCCGGCTTCCGCACGCAGTCCTTCGTGGACGAACTGATCAAGCACGATCTGCTGATGGACGGCGAAGTCGCCATCACGCAGGACGGCCTCGACCAGCCCTACGTCTATCGCGGTTTCAAGATGATCAATCAGGAAAAGCTGCGTGACCTGCGCGGCGACATCCTGCGCACCTGGAACCAGAACGGCATGCTGGCGCTGATCTTCGCGCATATCCTGTCGCTGGATCTGCTGCGCGTGATCTTCGCCCGCCAGACCGCTCAGGGCAAAGGCCCCGGCGCAGGTGCACCGCAGGCCGTAAACTAAGTAGCTTCACGAAATTCCAGAAGAGAGGCGCCGGCGGGCTTGCAATTGGTCCGCAGGCGCCTATCTTTGGAATGTCCGGTTGCAGCTTCCCTCATGGCTCGACTGGATAAGTACGCGAGAGCGTACTTCCTCCCTGTACCTTGGCCACCTCGTGCACCTTGCACGAGGTGGTTTTTTATTGCCTGCCGCCGGAAGGCCCAGCCCTTGGGACGGGCCTATTCCCCCTTGGGAAGGGCCTATTCCGCAGCCTGAGCCAATTGCGCGCCCCGCCCCAATGCTGCCGTTTCGGCGGCCAGACGGCGCACCAGAGCCACCAGCGAAGTGACCATCGCCGCCATCGCTTCCACCGGCTCGGCCAGCCGCCGGTCCAGATAGGTGGAACGGCACACTTCCACCTGCACGGCGTGAATGCCCCTGCCCGGCGCGGCATGGCGGTCCAGCACATAGCCGCCCGCATAGGGCCGGTTGTGAGTCGCGATCCGGCGCTGCCGGTTCAACTCGTCAAAGGCGGCGGCGCACAGGGCGCCGTCACAGGTCGCGCCGAAACGGTCCCCCAGCACGATTTCCGGAGCAGGCTCCCCCGGCCCGCGCGGGCCGAGCGGCGGCATGGAATGCATATCCACCAGCAGGGCCGCGCCCCAGCGCGTGCGCAGGGCGGAAAGGCTGCCCGATATGGCTTCGTGATAGGGGCGGTGAACCCCTTCCAGCCGGGCTTCCAGCTCGGCCTCATCGAGGCGCGAGCGCCATAGCTCGCCCATCCCCGCCAGCCGCCGGGGCACCAGCCCCAGCCCGCTGCGCGCGCGGCGACTGACCCGTTCCCCCTGCCTGCCGGGCGGCGTGCCCAGCCGCAGCATGTCCCAATCCATCTCGTCCGGCGCGCGATTGAGGTCGATCATCGCACGCGGCGCATGGGCGATCAGCAGCGCGGCACCGGTTTCACGCGCCACTGCCGATGCCAGCAGATCGACATAGCGGTCTTCCAGCCGCAGCGACGCCTCGCCCGGATTGCGCAGCTGGCCGATCAGCGCGGGCGGATAGAGCCGCCCCGCATGGGGCACGGCCAGCAGCACGGGAATCGGTGAAGGTTCGTGGCTGGTCAGGGTGAAAGCCGGTTGGCCGGCGCAGCCGGGGATCGCCCCGCCCCTGAAGCCGCCCGATTCGCGCGTGATAGGATTGTCGCCCACGATCCCCACTTGCTGGCCCGGATCGCTAACCAAGTCAAAGGCGGCTGTCTCAAATGTGGCCAGCCGGGATTCCGCGAGAGATTATTAACGGCAAATGGGCTAAGGAGTTTCAACACCGGAAATCATAAGAAGGTACGGGTATGCGGCAAATCCTGCTGGCCGAAGACGAAGAGGCCATGCGCACCTATCTGGCGCGCGCACTGGAAAATGCAGGATACAAGGTTTCGGCGGTCGATCGCGGCACTGCCGCCATTCCCCTGCTCGAAACCGGCGAATACGATCTTTTGCTGTCGGACATCGTGATGCCGGAAATGGACGGGATCGAACTGGCCCAGCGCTGCGGCGAGATCAGCCCGCAGACCAAGGTGATGTTCATCACCGGATTCGCCGCCGTCACGCTGAAGGCCAATCGCGAAAGTCCGCGCGCCAACGTGCTTTCCAAGCCGTTCCACCTGCGCGACCTCGTGCTCGAGATCGAGCGCGTTTTCGAGGATCAGGCATCGGTAATGCTGTAAAAAACGAATAAAGCTGAAAAGCTTGTCCGCTACCCACTTGCAACCGGATCAAGGCGCCGCTAAACGGCCCGCCTGCCGGATGCTCCGGCGGACCGAATGGTGCGGGCGTATAGCTCAGTGGTAGAGCACTATGTTGACATCGTAGGGGTCGCAAGTTCAATCCTTGCTACGCCCACCATTCTGAAAAAGCGTCGCGAAAGCGGCGCTTTTTTCGTTTATAGGCCCAGTTCCTTGCGCCACGGCCGTGGCCTGCTAAGAGGCCCCTCATCCCATTTCTCTAGGCACAGGGGCCACTATGGCGAAGATCAAGGTCGCGAATCCCGTCGTCGAAATCGATGGCGACGAAATGACGCGGATCATCTGGCAATGGATCCGCGAAAGGCTGATCCAGCCCTATCTCGATATCGACCTGATCTATTACGATCTGTCGGTGCAGAAGCGTGACGAGACGGACGATCAGATCACCGTCGATGCCGCCAATGCCATCAAGGAACACGGCGTTGGCGTGAAATGCGCCACCATCACCCCCGATGAAGGCCGCGTTACGGAATTCGGCCTCAAGCAGATGTGGAAGAGCCCCAACGGCACCATCCGCAACATCCTGGGCGGCACGATCTTCCGCGAACCGATCGTTATTTCCAACGTCCCCCGCCTGATCCCGGGCTGGACCGATCCCATCGTGGTCGGCCGCCATGCCTTCGGCGACCAGTATCGCGCGACGGACTTCCTCGTTCCCGGCAAGGGCAAGCTGCGCCTGGTGTTCGAAGGTGAAGACGGCACGGTGATCGACCGCGAAGTGTTCAACTTCCCGTCCTCCGGCGTCGCCATGTCGATGTACAATCTCGACGATTCGATCCGCGATTTCGCCCGCGCCAGCATGAACTACGCGCTGAACCGCGGCTGGCCGCTCTACCTTTCCACCAAGAACACGATCATCAAGGCCTATGACGGCCGCTTCAAGGATCTGTTCCAGGAAGTGTATGAGAGCGAAGGCTTCAAGGCCAAGTTCGAAGACGCCAAGATCTGGTACGAACACCGCCTGATCGACGACATGGTCGCATCCGCGCTGAAGTGGAACGGCAAGTTCGTCTGGGCCTGCAAGAACTATGACGGCGACGTGCAGTCGGATCAGGTGGCGCAGGGCTTCGGCTCGCTCGGCCTGATGACCTCCGTGCTGATGACCCCCGACGGCAAGACCGTGGAAGCGGAAGCCGCCCACGGCACCGTCACCCGTCACTATCGCCAGCACGAACAGGGCAAGGCGACCAGCACCAACCCGATCGCCAGCATCTTCGCCTGGACGCGCGGCCTGATCTATCGCGGCCGTTTCGACAACACGCCCGACGTGGTGCGCTTCGCCGAAACGCTGGAAAAGGTCTGCATCGAAACCGTGGAAAGCGGCAAGATGACCAAGGATCTGGCCCTGCTGATCGGCCCGGACCAGCCGTGGATGACCACCGAGCAGTTCTTCGAAGCCATCGTGCAGAACCTCGAAACCGAAATGGCCAACTGGGCCTGATCGGACCTTTCCGGATCGGAAAAGAAAGAAGGCCGGGCCTGCATCATCGCAGGCCCGGCCTTTCCTTTTGCAATAAGCCGATGCGCCATGCCATCGCCTTGGCCCGGCAATCGTCAATCGCCACGCTCTCGCCGCACTGTATGCGCTTCCTCAAAAGATGCGTGAGGAAATCCCCATTTTGCGGCCGATAATAATCGAATTTAAGCTTTAAATATCAAATATTTATCATGCATTTTACAGCCTTTCTCCCAACTCGGAAGCACGGATTGCGGCCCCTCGGGAACACCCCGATTACGTGTAACATGTGTAACACCCCGGCGGCGGTCAGGCCGGCCGCAATGCCTGCTCGATCATCCTGCGCGCGATCTCCCGCTCACCCATGATCGTCAGATCCGCCCCGCAAGCGGCAAGGTGGCGTTCTTCCTCATCGCTATGGGCACGGGCAACGATCCGCAGCGCAGGGTTGATCGCCCGCGCCTGCTCCACGATCTGCCCGGCCTCGAAGCTCTGGGGAATCGCAACGAACAGCAACCGCGCCTCGCCCAGGTTTGCCCGTTCAAGCACCGCCGGCCCAGCGGCGTTCCCGCCGATCACGGTCACACTCTCCCCCGAGGCGGGCAGCCCGGCGAAATCGTCTTCCGCCTCGATCACGGTCATCCGCTCCCCTGCCTCGATCAGCTTCTCGCCGATCAGCGAACCGACCCGGCCATAGCCGATCAAAACAACATGCCCCTTGGCCACGGAAACCGCCGCCTGCGCTTCGGCCAGCGCCGTAGGTTCCGCCTTGCTCTCCCTGCGGGAAATCAGGCTGAACAGCAGCGGATTGATCAGGATCGAGAAGATCGCACCTGCCAGAATCAGATCGCGCGCCGCACCGGGGATCAATTCCAGCGAAGTGCCCAGCGTAGCCAGGATGAAGGAAAACTCGCCGATCTGCGCCAGGCTGGCCGCGATGGTCAGCGCGGTGCGATGCGGACGGCGGAAGGCACGCACGATCAGATAGGCGGCAATCGACTTGCCCAGCACAATAATCGCTACCGTGGCGATCAGCGCGAGCGGCCGTTCCACCACCACATGCGGGTTGAACAGCATGCCCACCGAAACGAAGAACAGCACCGCGAAGGCATCGCGCAGCGGCAGCGTCTCTTCCGCCGCCCGCTGGCTGAGCTGCGATTCGGACAGGATCATGCCCGCGAAGAACGCACCGAGCGCAAAGGAAACGCCGAACAGCGCCGCGGCGCCGAAGGCCACGCCGAGCGCGATGGCCAGCACAGCCAGCCGGAACAATTCGCGCGATCCGCTATGCGCCACTTCGTGCAGCAACCAGGGGATCGCGCGGCGGCCCACGATCAGCATGAAGGCAATGAAGGCGCCCACTTTCACCATCGTCAGGCCCAGCGCATTGCTGATACCCGCAATCGAACCGTCGCCAGCAGCCACTGCTGGCAGCAGCACCAACGCGAATACCATCACCAGATCTTCCACGATCAGCCAGCCGACCGCGATCTTGCCGCGCTCCGTCTCCAGCAGCCGGCGTTCCTGTAGGGCGCGCAGCAGCACCACCGTGCTGGCTACAGAGAGGGCCAGGCCGAAGACGATGCCGCCCGCCACGCCCCAACCGAGGAGCAATGCAAGCCCCGTGCCCAGCAGCATTGCCACCCCGATCTGCGCTACAGCACCCGGAATGGCCACCTTGCGCACCGCCATCAGCTCTTTCAGCGAAAAATGCAGCCCCACGCCGAACATCAGCAGGATCACGCCCAGTTCCGCCAGCTGATCGGCAAGATGCTGGTCGGCCACATAGCCGGGCGTGAACGGCCCGATCACCACCCCAGCCATCAGATAGCCGATCAGCGGCGGTAATTTCACCCTATGCGCCAGCGCCCCCAGCACGAATGCGAGAACAATCCCGCCAACAAGCGTGGCAATAAGCGGCGTGGCATGAGGCATGCGGCGTCAGGTTCCTTCTTTTCGCGATACCGAAAGTTAGAACAGAAAAAGCGCCGGCTGCGAAGGGCGCCGCCACAGATTTTTCCGCAATGCACCCGAACCGCGCCGATTCATTCGGACATGGAGGGTTTTGGCGCCGATCCGTGGGTGACAATCCCTTCGCGCCTGCAATAAGCTTTCATTATGGCACATGGCGATTTCACCTCCACCTTCCTGTCCGATGCGCTGGTGATCCTCGGCGCGGCGGGACTGGTGATCCCGATCTTCGCCCGCTTCCGTATCACGCCGGTCATCGGCTTCATCCTGGTCGGCGTGTTGGTCGGCCCCTATGGGTTGGGCAAGCTCGTCTACAGCTATGACTGGCTTGGCTACGTCACCATAACCGATCCCGAAGGGCTGGACCCCTTTGCCGAATTCGGCATCATCCTGCTGCTGTTCACTATCGGACTGGAACTGAGCTTCAACCGGCTGTGGGAGATGCGAAAGCTCGTCTTCGGGCTGGGCGCGCTCGAACTGACGGTTATTGCCTGCCTGCTCACGGCCTTCCTCGCCATGCTCGGCCAGTACTGGACCGGCGCGCTAGGGCTTGGCCTTGCCCTCGCCCTATCCTCCACCGCGCTGGTGCTGCAGATTTCCGGCACGCAATCACCCGTTGGGCGCGCGGCGCTGGCCATGCTGCTGTTCGAGGATATTGCGATCGTCCCGATCATCTTCCTGCTCGGCGCGCTCGCGCCCTATGCCGCGAGCGACGGGGCAGAAGGACTGGTTACCACACTGTGGCAGGGTGCGCTGGTGGTCGGAGCGTTATTGCTCCTCGGACGTCTAGCGCTGCCCCCGCTATTCGCACAGGCCGCCCGCACTAAAAGCCCGGAACTGTTCCTTGCCGCCAGCCTGCTGGTGGTGATCGGCGCCAGCCTCGCCACAGCCGCGACAGGCCTCTCCCCGATCGTCGGTGCGCTGATTGCCGGGCTGCTGATTGCGGAGACCGAATATCACTCCGAAGTCGAACAGATCACCGAACCATTCAAGGGCCTCGCCCTTGGTGTGTTCCTGATCACCGTCGGCATGGGGATCGATCTCACCACCATCTGGGCCAATCTCGGCCCGATCGCGCTGGCCGTCGTGGGTGTGCTGACCCTGAAGGCCATCGTCACCGGCGTGCTGCTGCGGCTGATGGGCGCGCGGCCAGGCACGGCGACCGAGACCGGCATACTCATGGCCAGTCCTTCGGAAACCACCCTGATCGTGCTCGCCGCCGCCACCCAGGCCCTGCTGATCCAGCCCGGCACGGCGCAGTTCTGGCAGATCGTGACGGCCATCGGCCTCACCGTCACCCCGCTGCTGGCGCGACTGGGCCGAATGATCGGGCGACGCGTCGATCCCACTCCCGCTTTGGAAGATGTCTCTTCCCGGCCGGGCGAGCCGCATGTGATCGTGGTCGGTTTCGGCCGCGTCGGGCGTCTGGTTGCCGATATGCTTACGCGCCACGGCAAGCCCTATATCGGGGTGGACGGTGACACTGATCTTGTCGAACGGGCGCGGCGTGACGGCTATGCCGTGACTTTCGGCGATGCAGCCCGCATCAAGGTGCTGGAACGGTTGGGCGTTGCGACCGCGCCCGCAGTAGTCCTCACCATGGACGAGCCGGTGTTGGCCCAGCGCCTGGTGCGCAAATTGCGTCAGGCCTATCCGAACCTGCTGATTATCTCCCGCGCGCGCGACATCGAACATGCCGCCCTGCTCTATCGCAGCGGCGCCACTCATGCCGTGCCCGAAACGCTGGAAAGCTCGCTCCAGCTATCGGAGGCCGTGCTGGTCGATCTGGGCGTCGCCATGGGCCCGGTGATCGCCTCCATCCATGAAAAGCGCGACGAATATCGAGAAAAGATTCAGACCGACGGTGCGCTGGACCATAAGCCGAAACTCAGGACCAGTACGTCCGAGAGCTGAGCTAGCCAGTCAGTTGGAGGCACTTTCTTCGCTGCGGGCTACTGCCAGGCCGAATGGTTGCCTGATCGGGCGAATTACACCAAGTTCTGCGGAGTAGTCGCCTTCGACGAGAGCCGCGCGAAACTTCCTGCCCCTCGGCGTCAGACGAAAATGTTGGCCGACTTCGGTGATGCCGCCGGCGGAATCGGTATATTCAACAGAACCTTCGAAGACGAAGCTGTCCCCGTCGCGCTGCAACTCAGCAACGATAGTTTCGTTGCACCAGCCTTCGCACAGCACATATTCGACAAAGTGGCGACCGGATTCCTCGTAAAATCGCAATTCAAGCCCGCCGAGATCACCGGTTTCCCGCGACATGCGGACATTGCCAAAAATGCCTGACGGCCAAGGAGAAACCCCGGCCGAAAGCGGCACAGCGATAAGGGCGAGCGTAGCCACAGGCCACGCTGCCCTCAGTCTCATGCCGCGACAGATTCCAGGGCAGCCTTCACCGCCGCAATCGCGTCCGCCGCCTTGGCGCCATCGGGCCCGCCGCCCTGCGCCATATCGGCGCGGCCGCCGCCGCCCTTGCCACCCAGCGCTTCCACGCCTGCACGCACCAGCGTTACGGCATCGAACTTGCCGGTGAGATCGTCAGTCACCGCAGCGGCAATCGCAGCCCGGCCTTCATTGACGGCAACGATGGCCGCGATGCCAGAACCCATGCGCTTCTTCGCTTCGTCGAGAAGCCCGCGCAATTCCTTGGCGTCCAGCCCTTCGATGACCTGACCGGAGAATTTCACTCCGCCCACTTCCTCGTCCGCTGCAGCAGGCGCGGCCCCGCCGCCACCGCCCAACGCGAGGGCACGCTTGGCTTCCGCCAGTTCCTTCTCGAGGCGCTTGCGCTCGTCCACCAATGCGGCAACGCGGGCTTCTACCTCTTCAGGCGAGGTCTTGAGCGTGCCCGCCACAGTCTTCAGTGTTTCCTCGCGGCCAACCAGCCACTGGCGCGCAGCCTCGCCGGTCAGTGCCTCGATACGGCGCACACCGGAAGATACGGCGCTTTCCGAAACGATGCGGAACACGCCAATATCGCCTGTGGCGCGCACATGGGTGCCGCCGCACAGTTCGACGGAATAATTGCGGCCCGTATCGGCAGCTGTATGCCCCATCGAAAGGACGCGCACCTCGTCGCCATATTTCTCGCCGAACAGCGCCATGGCGCCTGCCGCGATGGCATCGTCCGGCGTCATCAGACGCGTGGTAACGGGATCGTTGTGGCGGATCTCGGCATTCACTTCGGCTTCGATCAGCGCGATTTCCTCGGTACTGAGCGCCTTGGTATGCGAGAAGTCGAAACGCAGACGATCAGCCGCGACCATCGAACCCTTCTGGGTGACATGGTCGCCCAGATGGTTGCGCAGCGCCGCGTGCAGCAGGTGCGTGGCCGAGTGGTTCGAGCGGATGGCATCGCGGCGAGCAACGTCCACGTCGAGGCGGACCGTATCGCCCACTTTCACCGTGCCGCTTTCCACCTTGCCGCGCATGGCATGCAGGCGACCGAGCGGCTTGGAAGTGTCCGCGATGGTGATCGCAAGGCCGCCCGGGCCGGAGATCGTGCCTGCATCGCCGACCTGACCACCGCTTTCGCCATAGAAGGGCGTCTGGTTGGTCAGCACGATCACATCCGTGCCAGCATCGGCGGACTGGACTTCCTTGCCATCTGCCACCAGCGCCACGACCTGGCCTTCACCGCTGGTCGAGACATAGCCGGTGAATTCGCTGGCGCCTTCACGCTCGGCAATATCGAACCACACTTCCTCGTCCGCAGCAGCGCCGGAGCCCTTCCAGGCGGCGCGCGCAGCAGCCTTCTGACGGGCCATGGCGGCATCGAAGCCGGCCTTGTCCACGCCGATGCCGCGCGAACGCAGCGCGTCTTCGGTCAGGTCATAAGGGAAGCCGAAAGTGTCATAGAGCTTGAAGGCCGTCTCGCCCGGAAGCTCCGACCCTTCGCCCAGATCACCGGTTTCTTCTTCCAGCAGGCGCAGGCCCTTGTCGAGCGTCTGGCGAAAGCGCGTTTCCTCACGCTCCAGCGTTTCCTCAATCAGGCTCTGGGCGCGGGTCAGTTCGGGATAGGCCTGGCCCATTTCCGTGACCAGCGCAGGCACCAGACGGTGCATCAGCGGTTCGGCTGCGCCCAGCAGGTGCGCAT from the Erythrobacter sp. SG61-1L genome contains:
- the alaS gene encoding alanine--tRNA ligase, yielding MNSSNDIRRTFLDYFGANGHQVMPSAPLVPYNDPTLMFVNAGMVPFKNVFTGLETPPAPRAASSQKCVRAGGKHNDLDNVGYTARHLTLFEMLGNFSFGDYFKERAIELAWNLVTGEFGLSKDRLSVTVYHTDDEAWNLWKKIAGLPDERIIRIATKDNFWAMGSDGPCGPCSEIFWDHGPEIWGGPPGSPEEDGDRFVEIWNLVFMQHMQEADQIIGDLPRPSIDTGMGLERISTVMQGVHSVFETDTFQALINQSVELTKVKAEGDHTASHRVIADHLRSTSFLIADGVLPSNEGRGYVLRRIMRRAMRHAHLLGAAEPLMHRLVPALVTEMGQAYPELTRAQSLIEETLEREETRFRQTLDKGLRLLEEETGDLGEGSELPGETAFKLYDTFGFPYDLTEDALRSRGIGVDKAGFDAAMARQKAAARAAWKGSGAAADEEVWFDIAEREGASEFTGYVSTSGEGQVVALVADGKEVQSADAGTDVIVLTNQTPFYGESGGQVGDAGTISGPGGLAITIADTSKPLGRLHAMRGKVESGTVKVGDTVRLDVDVARRDAIRSNHSATHLLHAALRNHLGDHVTQKGSMVAADRLRFDFSHTKALSTEEIALIEAEVNAEIRHNDPVTTRLMTPDDAIAAGAMALFGEKYGDEVRVLSMGHTAADTGRNYSVELCGGTHVRATGDIGVFRIVSESAVSSGVRRIEALTGEAARQWLVGREETLKTVAGTLKTSPEEVEARVAALVDERKRLEKELAEAKRALALGGGGGAAPAAADEEVGGVKFSGQVIEGLDAKELRGLLDEAKKRMGSGIAAIVAVNEGRAAIAAAVTDDLTGKFDAVTLVRAGVEALGGKGGGGRADMAQGGGPDGAKAADAIAAVKAALESVAA